GGCATTCCATGGAAACGCCAGGCCTTCTGCCACGGTTTCAACCTGATAGGAAGCCGAAGGCTCCGCTAGCGCGGCGCCACCAACAGGGAGAAGCGCCATCAAAGCTGCCACTCCCGATGTGGCCCACAATCGCAGGTTTGAGCTTTTCTTCATGGCCGATCCCCTTCTCATCATGAGTAGCTTGTTCTTTACGTTGTCTGATCATGTGACCATACTCCCCCAAAGATCAATAGACGATGGGGAAGAGATCATGAGCTATGTGCGCCCGATAGGCGGTTTTTTTGCCGCGGTGATTGTCGCAATAATTCTGGGGTCAATCGCTTCCACACATTTTGTCTTGGCCGCACTCTCCGACCTCGGGGTCGCAATTCCCTTCTCAGACCGCCTCGCAATGACCATGCAGGACATCGTCGGCATCGCGCCCCTGTATGGGGCGATCATCGGCACCGGACTGCTGGTTGCTTTTATTGTGGCAATCTTCGTTTCAAAGCTCGCTCCTAATTTGAGGTGGTTTGTCTATCTGGTTGCAGGCGGGACCGCTGTCGGCGTCACACTATTCACGCTGCAAACAGCTTTTGGCGGCATAATGCCCATCTCAGGAGCCCGGTCTACAGGCGGCTTCATTGCACAGATCGCCGTCGGAGCCATCGCAGGATACGTCTTCGCAACGCTTACTAACAAAACACAGACTGCCTGACCGAAACGAAAAACGGCGACCTCGTAAAAAGGCCGCCGCTCAAAAAAAGGTCCGTCCTGCATAAGCTCAACGAGCAGACAGATATCCCTGTTTTTCCAGATAATCGATGATCTGATCGGCCGCTTCTTCAGCCGAGACGTTATCTGTTTTGACTTCTATCTCCGCTGCTTCAGGCGCTTCATAGTCTGAATCAATGCCCGTGAAATTTTTGATTTCACCGGCCCGAGCCTTTTTATAGAGGCCTTTCGGATCGCGTTGCTCACAAAGCTCCAACGATGTGTTCACAAAAATCTCAATGAACTCATTCTCCTCAACCAGTCTGCGCGCTAAACGACGCTCACTGATAAAGGGTGAGATGAACGACACCAGCACGATAAGCCCGGCATCCACCATCAGTTTCGAGGTTTCACCAACACGGCGAATATTTTCAACCCGGTCTACATCCGTGAAACCCAGGTCCTTGTTGAGACCGTGCCGAACATTGTCACCATCTAGCGTGTAGGTGTGCCGACCGCGGTCATAGAGTTTCTGCTCCACGAGATTGGCGATCGTTGATTTTCCGGAACCACTTAAGCCCGTAAACCACAGCACGGCAGGTTTCTGGTGCTTCTGTTCAGCACGCGTTTCTTTGTCAACTTTCAGTTCCTGCCACACAACGTTCTGTGCGCGGCGGAGGGAGAAGTCGAGCATGCCCACACCAACTGTTTCGTTGGTGCGCCGATCAATAAGAATAAAGCTGCCGGTATCCCTGTTATCGGCATAGGCATCATAAGCAATCGCCTGATCCAGGCTGATATTGCAAACACCAACCTCATTGAGCTCAAGGGTCTTACCTGCCTGCTGCTCAAGCGTATTGACATTGACCTTGTGCTTAAGCTCAGAGACCGACGCAGACACAAGCTTGTTGTGGATCTTCATGTAATATTGTCGACCCGGCAGCATTTCCTCTTCACGCATCCACAAAAGGTGTGCCGCAAACTGATCAGAAATCAACGATGGCGCTTGGCCGCCGCAGATAACATCACCACGACTGACATCAACCTCATCTTCCAGCGTCAGTGTTATCGACTGGCCTGTCTGCGCTTCTTCCAGGTCACCGGTTGCCGTAACAATACGCTCAACCTTGCTGCGAGATGCCGACGGCATGACGATAACCTCATCACCCACCTTGACAGCCCCACCGGCAATCGTGCCGCTAAATCCGCGAAAATCCAGATTGGGCCGGTTTACCCATTGAACCGGAAAACGAAACGCTTGGGCTCCAGCTTCGCTATCAACTTCAATTTCTTCCAGTTCCTGAAGAAGGGCCGGCCCCTTGTACCAAGGCGTATCTTCGGGACTTGGGACTGTGATGTTTGCCCCTTTAAGAGCTGAGACAGGAATGCATTTGATGGTTGAGAAATTCAGCTGCGCTGCAAATTCCCGATAAGCCGCTTCAATCTCATTGAATGTGTCTTGCGAATAGTCGACCAGATCCATCTTGTTGATCGCAACGATCACATGCTTGATGCCCAAGAGGGATGCAATATAGGAATGGCGGCGCGTCTGGGTCAGCATGCCTTTGCGGGCATCGACAAGAATAATCGCCACGTCCGCAGTAGAGGCACCCGTCGCCATATTGCGCGTGTACTGCTCGTGGCCGGGAGTATCGGCGACGATGAACTTACGCTTGTCTGTCGAGAAGAAACGATAGGCGACGTCAATTGTAATGCCCTGCTCCCGCTCGGCTGCGAGGCCATCAACAAGCAGAGCAAAGTCAAAATCATCGCCCTGGGTGCCGAGCTTTTTGCTGTCAGCCTCCAGTGCTGCCAGTTGATCTTCAAAGATCAGCTTGGAATCATAAAGCAGACGCCCGATAAGCGTGCTCTTCCCATCATCCACGCTGCCGCAGGTCAGGAAGCGCAGAAAGCTCTTGTTTTCTTGAGCGTCAAGATAGGCTTCGATATCTGTTTCGATGAGAGCCGATTGGTGTGCCATCAGAAATAGCCCTCCTGCTTCTTCTTCTCCATGGATGCAGCTGCATCATGGTCAATCATCCGACCCTGTCGTTCAGAGGACGTGGTCAACAACATCTCTTGAATAATATCAGGCAATGTTGCTGCTTCAGATTCAACCGCGCCGGTCAGCGGGTAACACCCAAGTGTGCGGAACCGAACGGACTTCATTTCAGGCACTTCACCTTCAGCCAATTTCATGCGGTCGTCATCCACCATAATCAGCTGACCATCGCGCTCTACGACCGGGCGTTTAGCAGAGTAATAGAGCGGCACGATGTCGATATTTTCTTTATGGATATATTGCCAGATGTCGAGCTCGGTCCAGTTCGAGATCGGAAACACCCGCAAGCTTTCGCCAGAATGCATACGGGTGTTGTAAAGGCTCCAAAGCTCGGGACGTTGGTTCTTCGGATCCCACCTATGCTGTTCGGATCGAAAGGAGAAAATCCGTTCCTTCGCGCGAGATTTCTCTTCATCCCGACGCGCGCCACCAAATGCAGCGTCAAACTTGTACTTGTCGAGCGCCTGTTTCAGCGCATCGGTCTTCATGATCTGTGTATGCAGCTGAGACCCATGGGTGAAGGGACCTACCCCCTGCGCGACACCTTCCTGGTTCGTATGAACGATGAGATCGAGACCATATTTCTCTGCAACGCGGTCGCGAAACTCGATCATCTCCCGGAATTTCCAGGTCGTGTCCACATGCATCAAAGGAAAGGGCGGCTTCGACGGATAGAAAGCCTTCATGGCCAAATGCAGCATGACAGCTGAATCTTTGCCGATGGAATACAACATCACCGGGTTTTCACACGCCGCGGCAACTTCGCGGATAATATGAATGCTCTCAGCTTCTAGCCGTTCGAGATGGGTAAGCGCCCGCATAAATTCAGGTCCTGATCAACTGGGTCTAATGTCGAAAGCACCTCGCGAACTCAGCGGGTGCCTTGTTGCAGACTATATGCGCCGATTGAAATCACACTTCAAGGGCGTAATCTATTTTTATTACCATATTTTTTATGTAGATAAAGAAAATGGGCCGGTCCTCTTACAAAATGAAGACCGAAAGGCTATAGGGCGACCATGGCTCCTCCTCTTCTTACCCTCCAAGACGTTCACCTGACCTTTGGCGGCACCCCCCTTCTAGTCGGCGCAGATCTGACAATAGAAGCAGGTGCACGCCTTTGCCTTGTGGGACGCAACGGCTCGGGAAAGTCGACCTTATTGAAGATCGCTGCCGGTCTGGTCGAGGCGGATGAGGGCGAAAGGTTCCTCCAACCTGGTGTGACCGTAAGGTACCTGGCACAAGAACCAGACTTTGCTGGATTCTCGACAACCCAAGAATTCGCAGAAGCGGGTCTGACCGAAGGCGATGACCATTACCGGGCGGAGTACCTCCTCAACGAACTGGGCCTGACCGGGAATGAAGACCCGTCCAACCTCTCTGGTGGCGAAACGCGCCGCGCCGCTCTCGCCCAAGCGCTGGCACCTGAGCCCGATATCCTCATGCTAGATGAGCCGACCAACCATCTGGATTTACCTGCCATTGAATGGCTGGAAAAAGAACTGAGCAAAACCCGCTCGGCTCTTGTGCTCATCAGCCATGACCGACGCTTTCTAACAACGCTTTCCCGGTCAACCGTTTGGCTTGATCGAGGCACCACCAAGAGGTTGGGCAAGGGCTTTGGGGAATTTGAAGCCTGGCGCGATCAACTCTTGGAAGAAGAAGAGCGCGACGCCCACAAAATGCAGCGCAAAGTCGCCCGCGAAGAACACTGGCTTCGCTACGGCGTCACCGCGCGGCGAAAGCGGAATGTCAGACGGCTAGGCGATCTTCACCAACTTCGGGCAGACGCCGCAAAAGCCAGAAGCGACCTCAACAGAGGAACCGCAAAAGTCGACCTGACTGCACAGGAAGGTCGTCTGTCGGGCAAGCTTGTCTTTGAGGCAGATGCCATTGCCAAAAGCTTCGATGACAAACCCATCATCAGGAATTTCTCGACCCGCATTCTCCGCGGAGATCGGGTTGGCATTATCGGTCCGAACGGTGCTGGTAAAACAACCCTGCTCAACCTGCTGACAGGAAAACTGGAACCTGACAGTGGCACCGTGCGCCTGGGCACAAACCTTGAAACCGTAACGCTCGATCAAAAGCGCGAAAGTCTGCCCGCGGGGACCAGTCTCAAAGACGCCCTGACAGGCGGCGGAAAAGACATGGTCATGGTGGGCGACACCCAGCGCCATGTCATTTCCTATATGAAGGATTTCCTCTTCTCCCCTGAACAGGCAGGCACCCCCATCGACGAACTATCCGGCGGAGAGAAAGGCCGGTTGATGCTTGCACGAGCCTTGGCGAAGCCATCGAACCTTCTGATCCTTGATGAGCCAACAAACGACCTCGACCTGGAGACACTTGATCTCCTTCAGGAAATGCTTGGCGCCTATCAGGGGACCGTGCTGCTCGTATCCCATGATCGCGACTTTCTTGACCGGCTTGTGACCTCCGTCATCAATGCCGAAGGAAACGGTGATTGGCAGGAATATGCAGGCGGCTATTCGGATATGACGCACCAGCGCAAACCGGTTGAATCAGAGATCGCCGACCAAAACACAAAGCCCAAAAAGGCAAACACGAACAGCAGCAAATCTGCGCCTTCCAAAGGAAAACTCTCTTTCAAAGACAAACACGCTTTGGAAATACTGCCCAAAGAAATGAGCAAACTGGAACAGCGCATCCACAAACTCAAAGACACTCTGGCGGAAGCCGACTTTTTTGCGCGCGACCCGGAAGGGTTCCAAAAGACAGCCAAAGATCTTGAAACTGCTGAGGCCTCACTTGCAG
The DNA window shown above is from Parvibaculaceae bacterium PLY_AMNH_Bact1 and carries:
- the cysD gene encoding sulfate adenylyltransferase subunit CysD (Derived by automated computational analysis using gene prediction method: Protein Homology. GO_function: GO:0004781 - sulfate adenylyltransferase (ATP) activity [Evidence IEA]; GO_process: GO:0019419 - sulfate reduction [Evidence IEA]); its protein translation is MRALTHLERLEAESIHIIREVAAACENPVMLYSIGKDSAVMLHLAMKAFYPSKPPFPLMHVDTTWKFREMIEFRDRVAEKYGLDLIVHTNQEGVAQGVGPFTHGSQLHTQIMKTDALKQALDKYKFDAAFGGARRDEEKSRAKERIFSFRSEQHRWDPKNQRPELWSLYNTRMHSGESLRVFPISNWTELDIWQYIHKENIDIVPLYYSAKRPVVERDGQLIMVDDDRMKLAEGEVPEMKSVRFRTLGCYPLTGAVESEAATLPDIIQEMLLTTSSERQGRMIDHDAAASMEKKKQEGYF
- a CDS encoding hypothetical protein (Derived by automated computational analysis using gene prediction method: GeneMarkS-2+.) — protein: MADPLLIMSSLFFTLSDHVTILPQRSIDDGEEIMSYVRPIGGFFAAVIVAIILGSIASTHFVLAALSDLGVAIPFSDRLAMTMQDIVGIAPLYGAIIGTGLLVAFIVAIFVSKLAPNLRWFVYLVAGGTAVGVTLFTLQTAFGGIMPISGARSTGGFIAQIAVGAIAGYVFATLTNKTQTA
- the cysN gene encoding sulfate adenylyltransferase subunit CysN (Derived by automated computational analysis using gene prediction method: Protein Homology. GO_function: GO:0003924 - GTPase activity [Evidence IEA]; GO_function: GO:0005525 - GTP binding [Evidence IEA]; GO_process: GO:0006790 - sulfur compound metabolic process [Evidence IEA]); the protein is MAHQSALIETDIEAYLDAQENKSFLRFLTCGSVDDGKSTLIGRLLYDSKLIFEDQLAALEADSKKLGTQGDDFDFALLVDGLAAEREQGITIDVAYRFFSTDKRKFIVADTPGHEQYTRNMATGASTADVAIILVDARKGMLTQTRRHSYIASLLGIKHVIVAINKMDLVDYSQDTFNEIEAAYREFAAQLNFSTIKCIPVSALKGANITVPSPEDTPWYKGPALLQELEEIEVDSEAGAQAFRFPVQWVNRPNLDFRGFSGTIAGGAVKVGDEVIVMPSASRSKVERIVTATGDLEEAQTGQSITLTLEDEVDVSRGDVICGGQAPSLISDQFAAHLLWMREEEMLPGRQYYMKIHNKLVSASVSELKHKVNVNTLEQQAGKTLELNEVGVCNISLDQAIAYDAYADNRDTGSFILIDRRTNETVGVGMLDFSLRRAQNVVWQELKVDKETRAEQKHQKPAVLWFTGLSGSGKSTIANLVEQKLYDRGRHTYTLDGDNVRHGLNKDLGFTDVDRVENIRRVGETSKLMVDAGLIVLVSFISPFISERRLARRLVEENEFIEIFVNTSLELCEQRDPKGLYKKARAGEIKNFTGIDSDYEAPEAAEIEVKTDNVSAEEAADQIIDYLEKQGYLSAR
- a CDS encoding ATP-binding cassette domain-containing protein (Derived by automated computational analysis using gene prediction method: Protein Homology. GO_function: GO:0005524 - ATP binding [Evidence IEA]), translating into MAPPLLTLQDVHLTFGGTPLLVGADLTIEAGARLCLVGRNGSGKSTLLKIAAGLVEADEGERFLQPGVTVRYLAQEPDFAGFSTTQEFAEAGLTEGDDHYRAEYLLNELGLTGNEDPSNLSGGETRRAALAQALAPEPDILMLDEPTNHLDLPAIEWLEKELSKTRSALVLISHDRRFLTTLSRSTVWLDRGTTKRLGKGFGEFEAWRDQLLEEEERDAHKMQRKVAREEHWLRYGVTARRKRNVRRLGDLHQLRADAAKARSDLNRGTAKVDLTAQEGRLSGKLVFEADAIAKSFDDKPIIRNFSTRILRGDRVGIIGPNGAGKTTLLNLLTGKLEPDSGTVRLGTNLETVTLDQKRESLPAGTSLKDALTGGGKDMVMVGDTQRHVISYMKDFLFSPEQAGTPIDELSGGEKGRLMLARALAKPSNLLILDEPTNDLDLETLDLLQEMLGAYQGTVLLVSHDRDFLDRLVTSVINAEGNGDWQEYAGGYSDMTHQRKPVESEIADQNTKPKKANTNSSKSAPSKGKLSFKDKHALEILPKEMSKLEQRIHKLKDTLAEADFFARDPEGFQKTAKDLETAEASLAEMEEEWLKLEMKREEIEGGS